The DNA segment ATGGATGAAAATTTAATGTTGACATGGCAGAAGTGCCTTCAGTTCATGCGCGATAATCTAAACGCTGCTGAAGATAATTCTGATCTTAAAAAACTTGAAAAATCTTTCGATTTACTGTTTGATAAAGTGCAGCCAATTTCTTTGGTTGACAACAATCTTACATTAATGGTCCCGAGTGATTTTTACAAGGAATATATTGAGGATAATTACCTGTCCTTGCTTTCTGCTGCCCTGAAGAAAAATATAGGAAAAGGTGTAAAATTATGGTATTCGGTAATGGAAAATAAGCCTTCAGGTTTAGAAAAACCGGTTACCATGAATATGAAAGGAAAAACCGTTCCTACCCCTAAAGTTCAGGAAACAATGCCTCAGGGATTTTCATCAAATATCGTCAATCCTTTTGTAGTGCCGGGAATCAAAAAAGTAAATATTGATTCCAACTTAAAATCGGATTTCTCTTTTGATAATTATGTAGAAGGAGAAAGCAATAAATTTGCAGCAACTGTAGCAAGATCTATTGCAAAGAGACCGGGAGCAACAGCTTTCAACCCTTTATTTTTATATGGTGGTTATGGAGTTGGAAAAACCCATCTCGGCCAGGCGGTAGGGCTTGAAGTAAAAAGCCAGTTTCCGGATAAAGTAGTTTTATATCTGTCTTCCGAAAAATTCATTCAGCAGTTTATTTCGGCTGCAAAAGCTCATAAGCAAACGGAATTTGCCAATTTTTACCAGATGGTGGATGTTTTGATTATTGATGATATTCAGTTCCTTTCCGGTAAATCTGCAACGCAGGATAGTTTCTTCCATATTTTCGATTATCTTCATCAGAACGGAAAACAGATTATCCTTACATCTGATAAAGCTCCGGCGGATATTATGGATATTCAGGACAGAATTGTTTCCCGTTTTAAATGGGGACTTTCCGCAGAAATAAAATCCCCGGATTACAGCACCCGTAAACAGATTATCGTTGATAAGTTAAGCAGAGACGGTATCGTCCTTACTGAAGATATGCTCGATTTCTTAGCTTCAGAAGCCAAAACAAACGTAAGAGAGCTTATTGGAGTGATCAATTCTGTAATTGCATATTCTACCATTTATAAGTCAGATTTAAGTCTTGAATTGTTAAAGGATACCATCAATAAGATTGCAGCCAACCAGAAGAAAATCATCAATATTCCGTATATCCAGGAAGTGGTTTGCGATTACTTCGGAATCAAAAGAGAGCAGCTTTTATCCAAGACAAGAAAAAGAGAAATTGCACTGCCAAGACAGCTGGCCATGTATTTTGCGAAAGAGCTTACAAACGCAACCTTTACTAAAATCGGTGAAGAAATGGGTGGAAAAGACCATTCTACGGTAATGTATGCCTGCGAAACGATTAAAGATGTTTCTAAAATTGATAAAGAGGTTAAAAAATAC comes from the Chryseobacterium nepalense genome and includes:
- the dnaA gene encoding chromosomal replication initiator protein DnaA; translated protein: MDENLMLTWQKCLQFMRDNLNAAEDNSDLKKLEKSFDLLFDKVQPISLVDNNLTLMVPSDFYKEYIEDNYLSLLSAALKKNIGKGVKLWYSVMENKPSGLEKPVTMNMKGKTVPTPKVQETMPQGFSSNIVNPFVVPGIKKVNIDSNLKSDFSFDNYVEGESNKFAATVARSIAKRPGATAFNPLFLYGGYGVGKTHLGQAVGLEVKSQFPDKVVLYLSSEKFIQQFISAAKAHKQTEFANFYQMVDVLIIDDIQFLSGKSATQDSFFHIFDYLHQNGKQIILTSDKAPADIMDIQDRIVSRFKWGLSAEIKSPDYSTRKQIIVDKLSRDGIVLTEDMLDFLASEAKTNVRELIGVINSVIAYSTIYKSDLSLELLKDTINKIAANQKKIINIPYIQEVVCDYFGIKREQLLSKTRKREIALPRQLAMYFAKELTNATFTKIGEEMGGKDHSTVMYACETIKDVSKIDKEVKKYVKELSERIKQ